In a genomic window of Magnolia sinica isolate HGM2019 chromosome 16, MsV1, whole genome shotgun sequence:
- the LOC131229554 gene encoding glycerophosphodiester phosphodiesterase GDPDL4-like isoform X2 translates to MPIFRFLLFLSLLHSSLVSCQRSSNSSWLTLKGGAPVVIAKGGFSGVFPDSSPNAYQFASITTPNAIFWCDVQLTKDGIGICAPDIKLDNCTDISSVYNDKKTYSVNGVPVDGWFSVDYDLKDLQQNVFLIQGIYSRSPRFDTGPNTICTVEEVIAQVQPRRPAYWLNIQHDMFFSQFNLSMRSYVISVSKSIVVNYISSPEVGFLRSIVARFKGSPTKFVFRFLGADITEPSTNQTYGSLLKNLTFIKTFASGILVPKNYIWPLDNGYLLPHTSVVLDAHREGLEVFASGFANDGPFGYNFSYDPLAESLAFIDNGDFSVDGILSDFPITPSGAIGGKPVIISHNGASGFYPGSTDLAYQKAVADGADYIDCSVQMTNDGVLVCLNDINLVDGTNVVQSPFNSRIVKFPEISGASGIFTFNLTWEEIQTLKPAISNPFLDYNLQRNPAYADAGKFMTFSDFLAFARKQQVAGILISIEHAAFLVEQGLPVIDEVLKALSNASYDNQTAPDVMIRSTDSSVLENIKQQSKYKCVYKVDESIQDALNSSIEEIKRFADHVSIDRDSVFPLNLNFLTIATNIIPKLKAFNLTVHVYLFRNEFVSQAWDYFSDATVEINSFFQSAGLDGIITDFPETASRYRRTPCLEMGNNAPTYMSIIPPGGLLTAMTRQSLPPTQAPLPVLTDSDINEPPLPSISRKVPTSGGGSSTLSPTSSPPPSGQSRPCACVIMSMAMLLASLLLI, encoded by the exons GTGGTGCTCCTGTAGTAATAGCTAAGGGCGGCTTTTCTGGGGTTTTTCCTGATTCCAGTCCAAATGCTTACCAATTTGCATCGATAACTACTCCCAATGCAATTTTCTGGTGTGATGTACAATTAACTAAAGATGGTATTGGAATCTGTGCACCAGATATAAAGCTGGATAATTGTACCGACATCTCTTCAGTGTATAATGATAAAAAGACCTACTCTGTCAACGGGGTGCCTGTGGATGGGTGGTTTTCTGTGGACTATGACCTGAAGGACTTGCAGCAGAATGTCTTCT TGATTCAAGGAATTTATTCTCGAAGTCCACGATTTGACACTGGTCCTAACACTATCTGTACAGTTGAAGAAGTAATAGCACAAGTACAGCCAAGAAGACCAGCCTACTGGTTGAATATTCAG CATGATATGTTCTTCAGCCAATTTAATTTGAGCATGAGAAGCTATGTGATTAGTGTGTCAAAAAGCATTGTAGTAAACTACATCTCATCCCCCGAAGTGGGTTTCCTACGCAGTATTGTTGCAAGATTTAAAGGAAGCCCGACAAAATTTGTTTTCCGCTTTCTGGGGGCAGACATAACGGAGCCGTCGACCAACCAAACCTATGGTTCACTCTTGAAGAATCTTACATTCATCAAGACATTTGCCTCTGGAATTCTTGTTCCCAAGAATTACATATGGCCTTTAGATAATGGCTATCTATTGCCGCACACCTCTGTTGTCTTGGATGCTCATAGAGAAGGGCTGGAGGTTTTTGCTTCAGGTTTTGCAAATGATGGTCCCTTTGGTTACAATTTCAGTTATGATCCACTGGCTGAGTCTTTAGCTTTCATTGACAATGGCGACTTCTCTGTTGATGGCATACTGTCAGACTTTCCTATTACTCCATCAGGGGCTATTG GAGGGAAACCAGTAATAATATCACACAATGGAGCTAGTGGATTCTATCCTGGTTCTACTGATCTGGCTTATCAGAAAGCCGTCGCTGATGGTGCAGACTACATTGATTGTTCTGTTCAAATGACAAATGATGGGGTTCTTGTCTGCTTAAACGACATAAATCTTGTCGATGGCACAAATGTTGTTCAGTCGCCCTTTAATTCTCGGATAGTTAAGTTTCCAGAAATTTCAGGAGCTTCCGGGATATTTACCTTCAATCTCACATGGGAGGAGATTCAAACACTGAAAC CGGCAATATCAAATCCATTCTTGGATTATAACCTGCAGCGGAACCCAGCTTATGCAGATGCAGGAAAGTTCATGacattttctgattttttggccTTCGCAAGGAAGCAACAAGTTGCTGGAATCTTGATCAGCATAGAG CATGCAGCCTTCCTTGTGGAGCAGGGTCTTCCTGTTATTGATGAAGTCCTCAAAGCCTTGAGCAATGCAAGTTACGACAATCAGACAGCTCCGGATGTCATGATCCGGTCCACCGACAGCTCCGTTCTTGAAAATATCAAGCAGCAAAGCAAGTACAAGTGCGTGTACAAAGTGGACGAAAGCATCCAGGATGCCCTCAACTCATCAATCGAGGAAATCAAGAGATTCGCAGATCATGTCTCCATCGACAGGGACTCTGTGTTTCCCCTAAACTTGAACTTCCTAACTATTGCCACCAACATTATACCAAAGCTCAAGGCATTTAACCTCACTGTGCACGTGTATCTATTTCGAAATGAGTTTGTATCCCAAGCATGGGACTACTTCTCGGATGCAACGGtggagatcaactcatttttccAATCTGCTGGTTTAGATGGAATTATCACTGATTTCCCTGAGACTGCAAGCAGATACAGAA GGACTCCTTGTTTAGAGATGGGCAATAATGCGCCAACTTATATGAGTATCATCCCACCTGGTGGCCTCTTAACTGCTATGACTCGCCAGTCGTTGCCGCCGACCCAGGCTCCGCTCCCAGTCCTGACAGACTCCGACATAAACGAGCCGCCGTTGCCTTCGATTTCAAGGAAAGTCCCAACCTCCGGGGGAGGAAGCAGCACACTGTCACCCACATCCTCACCACCTCCGAGCGGGCAGTCACGCCCATGTGCCTGTGTCATCATGTCGATGGCAATGCTCCTCGCATCTCTCCTGCTCATATGA
- the LOC131229554 gene encoding glycerophosphodiester phosphodiesterase GDPDL4-like isoform X1, which translates to MPIFRFLLFLSLLHSSLVSCQRSSNSSWLTLKGGAPVVIAKGGFSGVFPDSSPNAYQFASITTPNAIFWCDVQLTKDGIGICAPDIKLDNCTDISSVYNDKKTYSVNGVPVDGWFSVDYDLKDLQQNVFLIQGIYSRSPRFDTGPNTICTVEEVIAQVQPRRPAYWLNIQHDMFFSQFNLSMRSYVISVSKSIVVNYISSPEVGFLRSIVARFKGSPTKFVFRFLGADITEPSTNQTYGSLLKNLTFIKTFASGILVPKNYIWPLDNGYLLPHTSVVLDAHREGLEVFASGFANDGPFGYNFSYDPLAESLAFIDNGDFSVDGILSDFPITPSGAIDCFSHLNKNASKSGGKPVIISHNGASGFYPGSTDLAYQKAVADGADYIDCSVQMTNDGVLVCLNDINLVDGTNVVQSPFNSRIVKFPEISGASGIFTFNLTWEEIQTLKPAISNPFLDYNLQRNPAYADAGKFMTFSDFLAFARKQQVAGILISIEHAAFLVEQGLPVIDEVLKALSNASYDNQTAPDVMIRSTDSSVLENIKQQSKYKCVYKVDESIQDALNSSIEEIKRFADHVSIDRDSVFPLNLNFLTIATNIIPKLKAFNLTVHVYLFRNEFVSQAWDYFSDATVEINSFFQSAGLDGIITDFPETASRYRRTPCLEMGNNAPTYMSIIPPGGLLTAMTRQSLPPTQAPLPVLTDSDINEPPLPSISRKVPTSGGGSSTLSPTSSPPPSGQSRPCACVIMSMAMLLASLLLI; encoded by the exons GTGGTGCTCCTGTAGTAATAGCTAAGGGCGGCTTTTCTGGGGTTTTTCCTGATTCCAGTCCAAATGCTTACCAATTTGCATCGATAACTACTCCCAATGCAATTTTCTGGTGTGATGTACAATTAACTAAAGATGGTATTGGAATCTGTGCACCAGATATAAAGCTGGATAATTGTACCGACATCTCTTCAGTGTATAATGATAAAAAGACCTACTCTGTCAACGGGGTGCCTGTGGATGGGTGGTTTTCTGTGGACTATGACCTGAAGGACTTGCAGCAGAATGTCTTCT TGATTCAAGGAATTTATTCTCGAAGTCCACGATTTGACACTGGTCCTAACACTATCTGTACAGTTGAAGAAGTAATAGCACAAGTACAGCCAAGAAGACCAGCCTACTGGTTGAATATTCAG CATGATATGTTCTTCAGCCAATTTAATTTGAGCATGAGAAGCTATGTGATTAGTGTGTCAAAAAGCATTGTAGTAAACTACATCTCATCCCCCGAAGTGGGTTTCCTACGCAGTATTGTTGCAAGATTTAAAGGAAGCCCGACAAAATTTGTTTTCCGCTTTCTGGGGGCAGACATAACGGAGCCGTCGACCAACCAAACCTATGGTTCACTCTTGAAGAATCTTACATTCATCAAGACATTTGCCTCTGGAATTCTTGTTCCCAAGAATTACATATGGCCTTTAGATAATGGCTATCTATTGCCGCACACCTCTGTTGTCTTGGATGCTCATAGAGAAGGGCTGGAGGTTTTTGCTTCAGGTTTTGCAAATGATGGTCCCTTTGGTTACAATTTCAGTTATGATCCACTGGCTGAGTCTTTAGCTTTCATTGACAATGGCGACTTCTCTGTTGATGGCATACTGTCAGACTTTCCTATTACTCCATCAGGGGCTATTG ATTGCTTTTCTCATCTTAACAAGAATGCTTCTAAGTCGG GAGGGAAACCAGTAATAATATCACACAATGGAGCTAGTGGATTCTATCCTGGTTCTACTGATCTGGCTTATCAGAAAGCCGTCGCTGATGGTGCAGACTACATTGATTGTTCTGTTCAAATGACAAATGATGGGGTTCTTGTCTGCTTAAACGACATAAATCTTGTCGATGGCACAAATGTTGTTCAGTCGCCCTTTAATTCTCGGATAGTTAAGTTTCCAGAAATTTCAGGAGCTTCCGGGATATTTACCTTCAATCTCACATGGGAGGAGATTCAAACACTGAAAC CGGCAATATCAAATCCATTCTTGGATTATAACCTGCAGCGGAACCCAGCTTATGCAGATGCAGGAAAGTTCATGacattttctgattttttggccTTCGCAAGGAAGCAACAAGTTGCTGGAATCTTGATCAGCATAGAG CATGCAGCCTTCCTTGTGGAGCAGGGTCTTCCTGTTATTGATGAAGTCCTCAAAGCCTTGAGCAATGCAAGTTACGACAATCAGACAGCTCCGGATGTCATGATCCGGTCCACCGACAGCTCCGTTCTTGAAAATATCAAGCAGCAAAGCAAGTACAAGTGCGTGTACAAAGTGGACGAAAGCATCCAGGATGCCCTCAACTCATCAATCGAGGAAATCAAGAGATTCGCAGATCATGTCTCCATCGACAGGGACTCTGTGTTTCCCCTAAACTTGAACTTCCTAACTATTGCCACCAACATTATACCAAAGCTCAAGGCATTTAACCTCACTGTGCACGTGTATCTATTTCGAAATGAGTTTGTATCCCAAGCATGGGACTACTTCTCGGATGCAACGGtggagatcaactcatttttccAATCTGCTGGTTTAGATGGAATTATCACTGATTTCCCTGAGACTGCAAGCAGATACAGAA GGACTCCTTGTTTAGAGATGGGCAATAATGCGCCAACTTATATGAGTATCATCCCACCTGGTGGCCTCTTAACTGCTATGACTCGCCAGTCGTTGCCGCCGACCCAGGCTCCGCTCCCAGTCCTGACAGACTCCGACATAAACGAGCCGCCGTTGCCTTCGATTTCAAGGAAAGTCCCAACCTCCGGGGGAGGAAGCAGCACACTGTCACCCACATCCTCACCACCTCCGAGCGGGCAGTCACGCCCATGTGCCTGTGTCATCATGTCGATGGCAATGCTCCTCGCATCTCTCCTGCTCATATGA